In Salmo trutta chromosome 37, fSalTru1.1, whole genome shotgun sequence, the following proteins share a genomic window:
- the LOC115177443 gene encoding transcription initiation factor TFIID subunit 12 — protein MTQYQPQSNRSNFFTVKAEASSTPPLATSMANSSAAAPGKVMGTPGPAGRISPEGSQVLSKKKLQDLVREIDPNEQLDEDVEEMLLQIADDFIDSVVTAACQLARHRKSNTLEVKDVQLHLERQWNMWIPGYGSDEIRPYKKACTTEAHKQRMALIRKTTKK, from the exons ATGACCCAGTACCAACCACAGTCCAACCGTTCCAACTTCTTCACCGTGAAAGCCGAGGCCTCCTCAACACCACCTCTCGCCACCAGCATGGCCAATAGCAGCGCTGCCGCTCCAGGGAAGGTGATGGGCACACCTGGCCCTGCCGGCAGAATTAGCCCAGAAGGAAGTCAG GTGTTGAGTAAAAAGAAGCTGCAGGACCTAGTAAGAGAGATTGACCCCAATGAGCAGCTTGATGAGGATGTGGAGGAG ATGCTGCTGCAGATTGCAGATGACTTCATTGACAGTGTGGTGACGGCTGCCTGTCAGCTGGCCCGCCATCGCAAGTCCAACACCTTAGAAGTGAAGGACGTCCAGCTACACCTGG AGCGCCAATGGAACATGTGGATTCCTGGCTATGGTTCAGATGAGATTCGGCCGTATAAGAAGGCTTGTACAACAGAGGCCCACAAACAG AGAATGGCATTGATCCGCAAAACAACCAAAAAGTAG